One Nocardioides aromaticivorans genomic window carries:
- a CDS encoding helix-turn-helix domain-containing protein, translated as MVDSSPISGRQPKAIQNALAVLEAVALSGSGVTAKQIAARLSMPPATVYRILNLLVAEEYIVRLPELSGFALGRRVDVFVDAALTPTIVQSARDLLTELRMTVRVGIHLCSCRSGVVRILDADPDFPPPLTEPELNARLPRTALGELMAGGREQTTAHRVADVAPGTESVVVGIYNRDGVLHAALWMLGSPSGIAVVQERLTTIARRAGDLDPLLH; from the coding sequence GTGGTTGACAGCTCCCCGATCAGCGGACGCCAGCCCAAGGCCATCCAGAACGCGCTGGCCGTGCTCGAGGCGGTCGCCCTGTCCGGCAGCGGCGTGACGGCCAAGCAGATCGCGGCGCGCCTCTCGATGCCGCCCGCGACGGTGTACCGGATCCTCAACCTGCTGGTGGCCGAGGAGTACATCGTGCGCCTCCCCGAGCTCTCCGGCTTCGCGCTGGGCCGCCGGGTCGACGTGTTCGTCGACGCCGCGCTCACCCCGACGATCGTCCAGTCCGCGCGGGACCTGCTGACCGAGCTGCGGATGACGGTGCGGGTGGGGATCCACCTGTGCTCCTGCCGGTCGGGCGTCGTACGCATCCTCGACGCCGACCCCGACTTCCCGCCGCCGCTGACCGAGCCGGAGCTCAACGCCCGCCTTCCCCGGACCGCCCTCGGCGAGCTGATGGCCGGCGGGCGCGAGCAGACCACCGCGCACCGGGTCGCCGACGTGGCGCCCGGCACCGAGTCGGTCGTGGTCGGGATCTACAACCGCGACGGCGTGCTGCACGCCGCGCTGTGGATGCTGGGCTCCCCGAGCGGCATCGCCGTCGTCCAGGAGCGGCTCACGACGATCGCGCGGCGCGCCGGCGACCTCGACCCGCTGTTGCACTGA
- a CDS encoding primary-amine oxidase has protein sequence MTATPTRPAATAPPTAPLTAHPLSLLTAEEVSANREVVDAAGLLGPDTRFVYVGLLEAPKAELLAHAEGDPFRRTVASILVDRASGAATSVVVDVSAGAVESTRAIDALAEGQGPILDEEFEDIEQILLASDDWLAAMAKRGIDPAMVRAVPLSAGNFGDPAEQGRRMCRVLAFLQLDEADLPWAHPIDGVCAYVDLTERAVFAVADNAMMDVPMERGEWNAEPHGSPTRTDLKPIEITQPEGPSFTVTDNLIEWANWQFRFTFDVREGLVLHQLGWKDDAAPGGVRPIVNRASIPEMVVPYGDPAPSRYWINYFDQGEYIFGRYTNSLELGCDCLGEITYVDAVIADEKGEPRTLTNAICLHEEDYGVLWKHTDLFNGMAETRRQRRLVISFFLTIGNYDYGFYWYLYLDGTIELEAKATGIVFTSAYTGPDGFATEMAPGLGAPFHQHLFSARLDMAVDGHTNAVDEVDAVRVPVSDVNPYGNAFRQQHTRLRTELEARRHADNLASRTWLVTNPERTNRLGQPVGYALHPEGQPTLLADPSSVIARRGAFGTHHLWVSAHDDGHRWPAGEIVNQSPGTDGLERYVEQDRDIDGADIVLWHTFGLTHFPRPEDWPVMPVDYTGFTLKPVGFFDRNPALDVPAGTTPHCRGMK, from the coding sequence ATGACCGCCACCCCGACCCGCCCGGCCGCCACCGCGCCGCCCACCGCGCCGCTCACCGCGCACCCCCTGTCCCTGCTGACCGCGGAGGAGGTGAGCGCCAACCGTGAGGTCGTCGACGCCGCGGGCCTGCTCGGGCCGGACACCCGCTTCGTCTACGTCGGCCTGCTCGAGGCGCCCAAGGCCGAGCTGCTGGCCCACGCCGAGGGCGACCCGTTCCGTCGTACCGTCGCCAGCATCCTCGTGGACCGCGCCTCCGGCGCCGCGACGAGCGTCGTGGTCGACGTGAGCGCGGGTGCCGTCGAGTCGACGCGCGCGATCGACGCCCTCGCGGAGGGCCAGGGCCCGATCCTCGACGAGGAGTTCGAGGACATCGAGCAGATCCTGCTGGCCAGCGACGACTGGCTGGCCGCGATGGCGAAGCGGGGCATCGACCCCGCGATGGTCCGCGCGGTGCCGCTGTCGGCCGGCAACTTCGGCGACCCCGCCGAGCAGGGCCGCCGCATGTGCCGGGTGCTCGCCTTCCTGCAGCTCGACGAGGCCGACCTGCCGTGGGCGCACCCCATCGACGGCGTCTGCGCCTACGTCGACCTGACCGAGCGGGCGGTCTTCGCCGTCGCCGACAACGCGATGATGGACGTGCCGATGGAGCGGGGGGAGTGGAACGCCGAGCCGCACGGGTCGCCGACCCGCACCGACCTCAAGCCGATCGAGATCACCCAGCCCGAGGGCCCGAGCTTCACCGTCACCGACAACCTCATCGAGTGGGCGAACTGGCAGTTCCGGTTCACCTTCGACGTCCGCGAGGGCCTGGTCCTCCACCAGCTCGGGTGGAAGGACGACGCCGCCCCGGGCGGGGTGCGCCCCATCGTCAACCGGGCCTCGATCCCCGAGATGGTCGTGCCGTACGGCGACCCGGCGCCCTCGCGCTACTGGATCAACTACTTCGACCAGGGCGAGTACATCTTCGGTCGCTACACGAACTCCCTCGAGCTCGGCTGCGACTGCCTCGGTGAGATCACCTACGTCGACGCCGTGATCGCCGACGAGAAGGGCGAGCCACGCACCCTGACGAACGCGATCTGCCTGCACGAGGAGGACTACGGCGTGCTGTGGAAGCACACCGACCTGTTCAACGGCATGGCCGAGACGCGGCGCCAGCGCCGCCTGGTGATCTCCTTCTTCCTCACGATCGGCAACTACGACTACGGCTTCTACTGGTACCTCTACCTCGACGGCACCATCGAGCTCGAGGCCAAGGCGACGGGGATCGTGTTCACGTCGGCGTACACGGGGCCGGACGGGTTCGCGACCGAGATGGCGCCCGGGCTGGGCGCTCCCTTCCACCAGCACCTCTTCTCCGCCCGCCTCGACATGGCGGTCGACGGGCACACCAACGCCGTCGACGAGGTGGACGCGGTGCGGGTGCCGGTCAGCGACGTCAACCCGTACGGCAACGCCTTCCGCCAGCAGCACACCCGGCTGCGCACCGAGCTCGAGGCGCGGCGGCACGCGGACAACCTCGCCTCGCGGACCTGGCTGGTCACCAACCCGGAGCGGACCAACCGGCTCGGCCAGCCCGTCGGCTACGCGCTGCACCCCGAGGGCCAGCCGACCCTGCTCGCCGACCCGTCCTCGGTCATCGCCAGGCGCGGCGCGTTCGGGACGCACCACCTGTGGGTCAGCGCGCACGACGACGGCCACCGCTGGCCGGCCGGCGAGATCGTCAACCAGTCGCCCGGCACCGACGGCCTCGAGCGGTACGTCGAGCAGGACCGCGACATCGACGGCGCCGACATCGTCCTCTGGCACACCTTCGGCCTGACGCACTTCCCCCGCCCGGAGGACTGGCCGGTCATGCCGGTCGACTACACCGGCTTCACGCTGAAGCCGGTCGGCTTCTTCGACCGGAACCCGGCCCTCGACGTTCCGGCCGGGACGACCCCGCACTGCCGGGGGATGAAGTGA
- a CDS encoding sigma-54-dependent Fis family transcriptional regulator, translating to MTTGTDELRDPIAKSWQRATMAGLTPGNALDHLTYSDVDTSGPLLSAASAVLDELNDQLQGTMFSTLLVDREGRIAQRWCGDRGGRRAFDNLGLDVGASLLEEAVGTNALGTVLETRTSIAINGGEHFAVPLRRFSCYGHPIFHPTTRRIEGVLDITALMEEASPLLPPLVARAVADIEQRLLDRSRVSDKQLLAAFQAAGTRRRAVVAIGQDLFMSNQAASDLLGSTDVALLRMLVGDLHDNADVDLTLESGLEVRVEASRVGGARGGALLHVEPRRELRVAPRAVRPDLAHAPVLVSGPPGSGRSTEARRSSEVQPVTVLTAASALLDGAEAWARNFGALVRAGQGTVCVDGIDLLPDDLIDLVATHLAERKAPRLVLVCGPVEGLSGRAAALAGECTERRVLAPLASRPHELPELVRRMLADLGAGSSLHFTPGALRALSAQPWPGNLRELRAVVDHVVRHQRTGAVVLDQLPEAYRAQEPTKKLAPIEHAERAVIVEALREHDGNKVKAAQSLGISRTTLYAKMRALRITVY from the coding sequence GTGACGACAGGAACGGACGAGCTCCGCGACCCGATCGCGAAGTCGTGGCAGCGCGCCACGATGGCCGGGCTGACCCCGGGCAACGCGCTGGACCACCTGACCTACAGCGACGTGGACACGTCGGGCCCCCTGCTCTCGGCGGCGTCGGCGGTGCTCGACGAGCTCAACGACCAGCTGCAGGGGACGATGTTCTCGACCCTGCTCGTCGACCGCGAGGGCCGGATCGCGCAGCGCTGGTGCGGCGACCGCGGCGGTCGCCGGGCCTTCGACAACCTCGGCCTCGATGTCGGCGCCTCGCTCCTCGAGGAGGCGGTGGGCACCAACGCCCTCGGCACCGTGCTGGAGACCCGCACGAGCATCGCCATCAACGGTGGTGAGCACTTCGCCGTGCCGCTGCGGCGGTTCAGCTGCTACGGCCACCCGATCTTCCACCCGACCACGCGCCGGATCGAGGGGGTCCTCGACATCACCGCGCTCATGGAGGAGGCCAGCCCGCTGCTGCCGCCGCTCGTGGCCCGCGCCGTCGCGGACATCGAGCAGCGCCTGCTCGACCGCAGCCGGGTCTCCGACAAGCAGCTCCTCGCCGCCTTCCAGGCCGCCGGCACCCGGCGCCGCGCCGTGGTCGCGATCGGGCAGGACCTGTTCATGTCCAACCAGGCCGCCTCCGACCTGCTCGGCTCGACCGACGTCGCGCTGCTGCGGATGCTGGTCGGCGACCTGCACGACAACGCCGACGTGGACCTGACCCTTGAGTCCGGGCTGGAGGTCCGGGTCGAGGCCAGCCGGGTCGGTGGCGCGCGCGGCGGCGCCCTGCTGCACGTCGAGCCCCGCCGCGAGCTGCGCGTCGCTCCGCGGGCGGTCCGTCCGGACCTCGCCCACGCGCCGGTGCTGGTCTCCGGCCCGCCGGGCTCCGGCCGGTCGACCGAGGCGCGACGCAGCAGCGAGGTCCAGCCGGTCACCGTCCTCACCGCCGCCTCGGCCCTGCTCGACGGCGCCGAGGCCTGGGCCCGCAACTTCGGCGCGCTCGTACGCGCCGGCCAGGGGACCGTCTGCGTCGACGGCATCGACCTGCTGCCCGACGACCTGATCGACCTCGTCGCGACCCACCTCGCCGAGCGGAAGGCGCCCCGGCTCGTGCTGGTGTGCGGTCCGGTCGAAGGCCTCTCGGGGCGAGCCGCAGCGCTCGCCGGGGAGTGCACCGAGCGCCGCGTCCTCGCGCCCCTGGCGAGCCGGCCGCACGAGCTTCCCGAGCTGGTACGACGGATGCTGGCCGACCTCGGCGCCGGCTCCTCGCTGCACTTCACGCCGGGCGCGCTCCGTGCCCTCTCGGCCCAGCCCTGGCCCGGCAACCTGCGCGAGCTGCGGGCCGTCGTCGACCACGTCGTACGCCACCAGCGCACCGGCGCCGTCGTCCTCGACCAGCTGCCGGAGGCCTACCGGGCCCAGGAGCCGACGAAGAAGCTGGCGCCGATCGAGCATGCAGAGCGCGCCGTCATCGTCGAGGCCCTGCGCGAGCACGACGGCAACAAGGTGAAGGCCGCGCAGTCGCTGGGCATCTCGCGCACCACCCTCTACGCGAAGATGCGGGCGCTGCGGATCACGGTCTACTGA
- a CDS encoding NDMA-dependent alcohol dehydrogenase: protein MKTKAAVVYQTGKPIEIEELTLDKPREGEVLIRYTHAGLCHSDVHIAHGDLEARLPMVLGHEGAGIIEEVGPGVTRVKVGDHVVCSFIPNCGTCRYCANGQQSICDMGATILEGYLPGERFPITGPAGQYGAMCMLGTFSQFGVIHQNSCVKVDDDLPLEKAVLVGCGVPTGWGSAVNTAEVKPGETVIVMGVGGIGINAVQGAALAGAKNVIAIDPLPNKREKAMELGATHAFESAELAMETITNLTRGQMADSAILTPGLMTSEIVADGFNAVGKGGKVVLTGLNKLEETNIQLPGSVLTLYRKQLRGSLFGDCNPTVDIPRILGLYQSGDLKLDEILTRTYTLEQVNEGYDDLLNGKNVRGVVVHDHS from the coding sequence ATGAAGACCAAGGCCGCAGTCGTCTACCAGACCGGCAAGCCCATCGAGATCGAGGAGCTCACCCTCGACAAGCCCCGCGAGGGCGAGGTCCTGATCCGCTACACCCACGCCGGCCTCTGCCACTCCGACGTCCACATCGCCCACGGCGACCTCGAGGCCCGCCTGCCGATGGTCCTGGGCCACGAGGGCGCCGGCATCATCGAGGAGGTCGGTCCCGGCGTCACCCGGGTCAAGGTCGGCGACCACGTCGTGTGCTCGTTCATCCCGAACTGCGGCACCTGCCGCTACTGCGCCAACGGCCAGCAGTCGATCTGCGACATGGGCGCCACCATCCTCGAGGGCTACCTGCCCGGCGAGCGCTTCCCGATCACCGGCCCCGCCGGGCAGTACGGCGCCATGTGCATGCTGGGCACGTTCAGCCAGTTCGGCGTCATCCACCAGAACTCCTGCGTCAAGGTGGACGACGACCTGCCGCTGGAGAAGGCCGTCCTCGTCGGCTGCGGCGTCCCCACCGGGTGGGGCTCGGCCGTCAACACCGCCGAGGTGAAGCCCGGCGAGACCGTGATCGTGATGGGCGTCGGTGGCATCGGCATCAACGCCGTCCAGGGCGCCGCCCTGGCCGGCGCGAAGAACGTCATCGCCATCGACCCGCTCCCCAACAAGCGGGAGAAGGCGATGGAGCTCGGCGCGACCCACGCCTTCGAGTCGGCCGAGCTGGCGATGGAGACGATCACCAACCTCACCCGCGGCCAGATGGCCGACTCCGCCATCCTCACCCCCGGCCTGATGACCTCGGAGATCGTCGCCGACGGCTTCAACGCCGTGGGCAAGGGCGGCAAGGTCGTGCTGACCGGGCTGAACAAGTTGGAGGAGACCAACATCCAGCTGCCCGGCTCGGTGCTCACGCTCTACCGCAAGCAGCTGCGCGGCAGCCTCTTCGGCGACTGCAACCCCACCGTCGACATCCCGCGCATCCTCGGGCTCTACCAGTCCGGCGACCTCAAGCTCGACGAGATCCTCACCAGGACCTACACGCTCGAGCAGGTCAACGAGGGCTACGACGACCTGCTCAACGGCAAGAACGTCCGGGGCGTCGTCGTCCACGACCACTCGTGA
- a CDS encoding AAA family ATPase translates to MTTLTEDSGVTGSGVVDRERETELLEAALASGANVVLEGPPGTGKTTLLRRVAASRASSFALVEGNAELTPARLVGHFDPALVLSRGYQPEVFVDGPLLTAMRAGGLLYVEELNRVPEETLNTLLAVMSEREIVVPRLGLVRAAPGFGVVAAMNPYDAVGTARVSSAVHDRTCRIAMGYQSAEAESRIVALRAPFPSDAWRDRAVALVRATRSHRELRVGSSVRGAIDLAGINHQLARSRGVAEDDWQVGLDAALVALSGRIRVDESSTRRPEDVIEELYAAVFGPRPGDDGADPGEA, encoded by the coding sequence GTGACCACCCTGACCGAGGACAGCGGGGTCACCGGGAGCGGGGTCGTCGACCGGGAGCGGGAGACCGAGCTGCTCGAGGCGGCGTTGGCCAGCGGTGCCAATGTCGTCCTCGAGGGGCCGCCCGGGACCGGCAAGACGACCCTGCTCCGCCGGGTCGCGGCGTCCCGGGCGAGCTCCTTCGCGCTGGTGGAGGGCAACGCCGAGCTCACCCCGGCGCGCCTGGTCGGCCACTTCGACCCCGCGCTGGTCCTCAGCCGTGGCTACCAGCCCGAGGTGTTCGTCGACGGGCCGCTGCTCACCGCGATGCGTGCGGGCGGCCTGCTGTACGTCGAGGAGCTCAACCGGGTGCCGGAGGAGACCCTCAACACGCTGCTCGCCGTCATGTCGGAGCGGGAGATCGTCGTACCCCGGCTCGGGCTGGTGCGCGCGGCTCCGGGCTTCGGGGTGGTCGCCGCGATGAACCCGTACGACGCCGTGGGCACGGCCCGGGTGTCCAGCGCCGTCCACGACCGGACCTGCCGGATCGCGATGGGCTACCAGTCGGCCGAGGCGGAGTCGCGGATCGTCGCGCTGCGGGCGCCCTTCCCCTCCGACGCCTGGCGGGACCGGGCCGTGGCGCTGGTGCGCGCGACCCGCAGCCACCGGGAGCTGCGGGTGGGCTCGTCGGTGCGCGGCGCGATCGACCTCGCCGGGATCAACCACCAGCTCGCCCGCTCGCGCGGTGTCGCGGAGGACGACTGGCAGGTCGGCCTCGACGCCGCACTGGTGGCGCTCAGCGGCCGGATCCGGGTCGACGAGTCGTCGACCCGGAGGCCGGAGGACGTCATCGAGGAGCTGTACGCCGCCGTCTTCGGACCGCGGCCCGGCGACGACGGAGCCGACCCGGGGGAAGCCTGA
- a CDS encoding APC family permease yields the protein MSTTPSAGHHRLSGSLGVGAIVFMVVAAAAPLTVVAGTVPIGIAAGNGAAFPASYVVCTVVLLFFAVGFTTMARHVDAGGAFSTYVARGLGRPAGVGSAFLALVSYAAVQLAVYGFIGSAIDVLVTDHGGPDLPWGVWSVAVMVVVALLGYRHIELSGRVLGVLLVAEVAVVMVLNVVVVVRGGGDEGLASTALDPSAFTSGAPGIALIFAVAGYIGFEATAIFRNEARDPDRTIPRATYAALLLIGGFYALSAWALVSWWGDEGAVARAVADPGTMLGETATTVLGGFGGDVVEVLLVTSVFAAILAFHNVISRYLHTLGDPASEVAVLPAALGRAHEHHGSPHVASLTTSVVGAVLLALCLAFQLDPVLEVFTWFAAVSVVGLIALMLLTSVAVVAYFRRHPGLATPWQAVIAPAVAICGLAAFAWMTVDNLALLVGGSATVATCFKALLIGAFAAGLLLSLAVRRQAVPDPVPAPAQP from the coding sequence ATGTCCACCACCCCGTCCGCCGGTCACCACCGGCTCTCCGGCAGCCTCGGCGTCGGCGCGATCGTCTTCATGGTCGTCGCCGCAGCCGCCCCGCTGACCGTCGTCGCCGGCACCGTCCCGATCGGCATCGCCGCGGGCAACGGTGCGGCCTTCCCCGCGTCGTACGTCGTCTGCACGGTCGTGCTGCTCTTCTTCGCGGTCGGCTTCACGACCATGGCCCGGCACGTCGACGCCGGCGGCGCCTTCTCGACGTACGTCGCCCGGGGGCTCGGCCGCCCGGCCGGGGTCGGCTCCGCCTTCCTCGCGCTCGTCTCGTACGCCGCCGTGCAGCTGGCCGTCTACGGCTTCATCGGCAGCGCCATCGACGTCCTGGTCACCGACCACGGAGGGCCGGACCTGCCGTGGGGGGTGTGGAGCGTCGCGGTGATGGTCGTCGTCGCGCTGCTCGGCTACCGCCACATCGAGCTCTCGGGCCGGGTCCTCGGCGTGCTGCTCGTCGCCGAGGTCGCCGTCGTGATGGTCCTCAACGTCGTGGTGGTCGTCCGCGGCGGCGGCGACGAGGGGCTGGCCAGCACCGCCCTCGACCCGTCGGCATTCACCTCCGGCGCCCCGGGGATCGCGCTGATCTTCGCCGTCGCCGGCTACATCGGCTTCGAGGCCACCGCCATCTTCCGCAACGAGGCGCGCGACCCCGACCGGACGATCCCCCGGGCGACGTACGCGGCGCTCCTGCTGATCGGCGGCTTCTACGCCCTGTCCGCCTGGGCGCTGGTCTCGTGGTGGGGCGACGAGGGCGCCGTGGCCCGCGCGGTCGCCGACCCGGGCACGATGCTCGGCGAGACCGCCACGACGGTGCTCGGCGGCTTCGGCGGCGACGTCGTCGAGGTGCTGCTCGTGACCAGCGTGTTCGCGGCGATCCTCGCCTTCCACAACGTCATCTCGCGCTACCTCCACACGCTCGGCGACCCCGCTTCCGAGGTCGCGGTGCTGCCGGCGGCGCTCGGCCGCGCCCACGAGCACCACGGCTCGCCGCACGTCGCGTCCCTGACCACGTCGGTCGTCGGTGCGGTCCTGCTGGCGCTCTGCCTGGCCTTCCAGCTCGACCCGGTGCTCGAGGTGTTCACCTGGTTCGCGGCCGTGTCCGTCGTCGGCCTGATCGCGCTGATGCTGCTCACCTCGGTCGCGGTGGTGGCCTACTTCCGTCGCCACCCGGGTCTCGCCACGCCCTGGCAGGCCGTCATCGCCCCGGCCGTCGCCATCTGCGGGCTCGCCGCCTTCGCCTGGATGACGGTCGACAACCTGGCCCTGCTCGTCGGCGGCTCGGCGACGGTCGCCACCTGCTTCAAGGCGCTCCTCATCGGCGCCTTCGCCGCCGGCCTCCTGCTCTCCCTGGCGGTACGACGCCAGGCCGTCCCCGACCCGGTCCCTGCCCCCGCGCAGCCCTGA
- a CDS encoding APC family permease, whose product MDGADTGSGRTLEGDPVAARLRPSSPVGGLSRRTLAFPQVLAQSVAAVAPSAVMVTLPLLAHPTAGSLTPVVFLAVAALMVAVAGCVNSFATRMVAPGGLYSYTVKGLGPRAGLVAGLSLVIGYAGAAAASVLGATEFLLALLDDLGIDPSGSGAARPLASLALAAAAGAVMVRGVRLSAGAVLVVEALAISTVVVVLGVAGWTDLRIDAGLGSSVPDGHWGLVLLLALVAFVGFESATTLSSETRRPFSAVPRAVRWTPVVAGLLFAGAALLVTRDGFVGTRGSGLAWDLSGGGGAGPRLAEALLHLGVLGSWFACACGSTTALTRTLFTMAREGVLPAPLGRTHRRWRTPALTLVLASALVGGSVAATTALGAAPDDVFVWLLSLSAQGYVVAYAFCVVAAPVFLHRIGELPRAGWLVPALTATVMAGIVVAGTALDPGRFSRPAVVYLALLATALVLTLLRLRARGVRLATLGLYDETTEADLLTRRRTVWRGGGRG is encoded by the coding sequence ATGGACGGTGCGGACACCGGCTCCGGCCGGACTCTCGAGGGTGACCCGGTCGCGGCGCGGCTGCGGCCGTCCTCGCCTGTCGGCGGGCTCTCGCGCCGGACCCTCGCCTTCCCCCAGGTCCTGGCCCAGTCGGTCGCCGCGGTCGCACCGTCGGCGGTGATGGTGACGCTGCCCCTGCTCGCCCACCCGACCGCCGGCAGCCTGACGCCGGTCGTCTTCCTCGCCGTCGCGGCGCTCATGGTCGCGGTCGCCGGCTGCGTGAACTCCTTCGCGACGCGGATGGTCGCGCCCGGCGGGCTCTACAGCTACACCGTCAAGGGCCTCGGTCCGCGCGCCGGCCTGGTCGCCGGGCTCTCGCTGGTGATCGGGTACGCCGGCGCAGCGGCCGCCAGCGTCCTGGGCGCCACCGAGTTCCTGCTCGCCCTCCTCGACGACCTCGGCATCGACCCGTCCGGATCCGGCGCGGCCCGTCCGCTGGCCTCGCTCGCGCTGGCCGCGGCCGCGGGCGCGGTGATGGTCCGTGGCGTGCGCCTGTCGGCCGGCGCGGTGCTCGTGGTCGAGGCGCTCGCGATCTCGACGGTGGTGGTCGTGCTCGGCGTCGCGGGCTGGACCGACCTGCGCATCGACGCCGGTCTCGGGAGCTCGGTCCCGGACGGCCACTGGGGCCTCGTGCTGCTCCTGGCGCTGGTCGCCTTCGTCGGGTTCGAGTCGGCGACGACCCTCAGCAGCGAGACCCGCCGTCCGTTCAGCGCCGTACCCAGGGCGGTGCGGTGGACGCCCGTGGTCGCCGGCCTGCTCTTCGCCGGCGCCGCGCTGCTCGTGACCCGCGACGGCTTCGTCGGCACGCGCGGCTCGGGGCTGGCCTGGGACCTGTCCGGGGGTGGTGGGGCCGGGCCACGGCTCGCCGAGGCGCTGCTGCACCTGGGCGTGCTGGGCTCCTGGTTCGCGTGCGCCTGCGGCTCGACGACCGCCCTGACCCGCACGCTGTTCACGATGGCCCGTGAGGGCGTCCTGCCGGCGCCCCTCGGACGCACCCACCGCCGCTGGCGGACCCCCGCCCTGACCCTCGTGCTGGCCAGCGCGCTCGTCGGGGGCTCCGTCGCCGCGACCACCGCCCTCGGCGCCGCCCCGGACGACGTCTTCGTGTGGCTGCTCTCGCTCTCCGCCCAGGGGTACGTCGTCGCCTACGCCTTCTGCGTCGTCGCCGCCCCCGTGTTCCTCCACCGGATCGGCGAGCTGCCCCGGGCCGGGTGGCTCGTCCCCGCGCTGACCGCCACCGTCATGGCCGGCATCGTGGTCGCCGGCACCGCCCTCGACCCCGGCCGGTTCAGCCGTCCGGCGGTCGTCTACCTCGCCCTGCTCGCGACGGCGCTCGTGCTGACGCTGCTGCGGCTGCGGGCACGCGGCGTCCGGCTCGCCACCCTCGGCCTGTACGACGAGACCACCGAGGCCGACCTGCTGACCCGGCGCCGGACGGTGTGGCGAGGAGGCGGGCGTGGTTGA